One genomic region from Flagellimonas oceani encodes:
- a CDS encoding helix-turn-helix domain-containing protein, with the protein MKFVLVKEFKLTLCLLLSSVVFCWAQNKDIYSEDLSNLTYNELYDIMVSDADSLYLEKVFNIYAEKARNNKDTLELAQAYRLKAYNLNLTAGIKYVDSSMVIAESIRVIKELDLDEFMAHAHYTKGALFYDNDKNYLAADEYIKCYNLARQSNNHDLSIIVLIFIADIKAVFGQEDEAILLQRKTRDYLDLNKTNIEQFENLELFWVEQMSRSFLFAMELDSANKYIRKGLDLSKKYNDKNFLTQFITQSAKLDFYLNNFRRAKDTLERYNKKSNNLQSADDLFYLGMIEGELGNQDRKRDYFLTIDSLLSLKNYPLRDNCSEIYQFLLKEAVNDGNTALADHYLNRVVYYDSLLLTTQKNLREITLKKFDLPMQEEERELLGKIISSKSKWLTWLYVMCGCTLLGLTAYFIKYKRTKNRLARLMGDSLTLEKPDTLKETKDQLDEETVAKVLQKLQIWEQKRGFLENSLTQQSLAKELNTNSSYLSKVINVHKSKNFASYLKDIRITYAINHLKENPEIVKTKSMIQIAEMFGFNSISVFTKCFKDKTGLTPGVFFKRILDDQWKKSS; encoded by the coding sequence ATGAAATTTGTTTTGGTCAAAGAATTTAAATTAACTCTATGTCTTCTTCTTAGCAGTGTGGTTTTCTGCTGGGCTCAAAATAAGGACATCTATTCAGAAGATTTATCCAACCTTACCTACAATGAACTCTATGATATTATGGTTTCCGATGCCGATTCTCTCTATTTGGAAAAGGTATTTAATATCTATGCTGAAAAAGCAAGGAACAATAAAGACACACTTGAGTTGGCGCAGGCCTATCGCTTGAAAGCTTATAATTTGAATTTGACGGCAGGAATAAAATATGTTGATTCCTCAATGGTAATCGCAGAAAGTATTCGTGTAATTAAGGAATTGGACTTGGATGAATTCATGGCTCATGCCCATTATACCAAGGGAGCTCTTTTTTATGATAACGATAAAAATTATTTGGCAGCTGATGAATACATAAAGTGTTATAATCTAGCAAGACAGTCCAATAATCATGATTTATCCATAATTGTTTTAATATTCATAGCGGATATCAAAGCTGTATTTGGTCAAGAAGATGAAGCTATTCTACTTCAAAGAAAAACAAGGGATTATCTTGACCTAAATAAAACCAATATTGAACAATTTGAGAATCTTGAATTGTTTTGGGTAGAACAAATGTCTAGGAGTTTTCTATTTGCAATGGAGTTAGATTCTGCAAACAAGTATATCAGAAAGGGGTTGGATTTATCTAAAAAATATAATGATAAAAATTTTCTCACTCAATTTATAACACAAAGTGCAAAACTGGATTTTTATTTGAACAATTTTAGGAGGGCAAAGGATACTCTGGAGAGGTATAATAAAAAAAGTAATAACCTTCAATCTGCTGACGACCTATTTTATTTGGGAATGATTGAAGGCGAATTGGGAAATCAAGACAGAAAAAGAGATTACTTTTTGACCATTGACAGTCTTTTAAGCCTAAAAAACTATCCATTACGTGATAATTGTAGCGAGATTTACCAATTTCTTTTAAAGGAAGCAGTAAACGATGGAAATACCGCTTTGGCCGATCACTATTTAAATAGGGTTGTTTATTATGACAGTTTACTCTTGACCACTCAAAAAAACCTACGTGAGATAACCCTAAAAAAGTTTGACCTTCCTATGCAGGAGGAAGAAAGAGAATTGCTGGGAAAGATAATCTCGTCAAAATCCAAATGGCTGACATGGTTATATGTAATGTGCGGATGTACGCTGCTAGGGTTGACGGCCTATTTTATAAAATACAAAAGGACGAAAAATCGGCTAGCTCGCCTAATGGGCGACAGTCTAACACTTGAAAAACCCGATACTTTAAAGGAAACTAAGGACCAATTGGATGAAGAAACAGTTGCCAAAGTGTTGCAAAAACTACAAATTTGGGAGCAAAAGAGAGGTTTTCTAGAAAATTCCTTGACACAACAATCCTTAGCCAAGGAACTGAACACCAATAGTTCTTATCTATCCAAGGTAATCAATGTACATAAAAGCAAAAATTTCGCGAGTTATCTGAAGGATATTAGAATTACCTATGCAATAAACCATTTGAAGGAAAACCCGGAAATCGTTAAAACAAAGTCCATGATCCAGATTGCCGAAATGTTTGGTTTTAACTCTATTAGCGTTTTTACCAAATGCTTTAAAGATAAAACAGGGTTGACACCAGGGGTCTTTTTCAAAAGAATTTTGGATGATCAGTGGAAGAAATCCTCATAG
- a CDS encoding DUF4258 domain-containing protein — protein sequence MAFLKRLGWYLVGLSIGLIFLVFILKKKSGEEGLDFCYLPNCRVLKDMRSKPLVFSESLPEQYQDTLLIQSFLKDGNVDFGKSDTKSEPCKTYFISHEYNGNELELKAKNCEEEVTIENILKIDG from the coding sequence ATGGCATTTTTAAAACGGTTGGGATGGTACTTGGTTGGACTGTCCATTGGGTTGATTTTTTTGGTTTTTATTTTGAAGAAAAAATCAGGTGAAGAGGGGTTGGATTTTTGCTATTTGCCCAATTGCAGGGTGCTTAAGGATATGCGTTCCAAACCTTTGGTTTTCTCGGAATCTTTACCAGAACAATATCAAGATACACTTTTGATTCAATCTTTTTTGAAAGATGGTAATGTCGATTTTGGAAAGAGTGACACCAAATCAGAACCGTGTAAAACCTATTTTATTTCGCATGAATACAATGGCAATGAATTGGAATTAAAGGCTAAAAATTGTGAAGAAGAAGTTACCATTGAAAATATATTAAAAATTGATGGATGA
- a CDS encoding alanine dehydrogenase: protein MSHASSPFSKQQLLPQEETLEVIKQKGELFIGIPKENQYQEKRVCLTPDAVNAITANGHRVLLESGAGEGANFSDIDYTNAGAEITRDTKKVFSCPIILKVEPPTLSEIEMLNPQTIVISALQIKTQNKQYFEKMAKSRLTAIAFEYIRDDDGNYPAVRSLSEIAGTSSILIASELMSNPNTGNGLMFGNISGVPPVEVVIIGAGTVGEFAARSAIGLGANIKVFDNSISKLRKLQANLKQTVYTSTVQPKNLLKSLKRCDVAIGATRGKDRSPVVVSKSMVENMKKGAVIIDVSIDMGGCFETSEVTTHRKPTFEKCGVIHYGVPNIPSRYPRTSSISISNIFTPYLLKIGEEGGLEHSLRFDKGLRNGLYMYHGILTNKSVGDWFGLSYNDINFLIF from the coding sequence ATGAGCCATGCTTCCTCCCCATTTAGTAAACAACAATTGCTTCCCCAAGAAGAAACCTTGGAGGTCATCAAACAAAAGGGCGAACTTTTTATCGGGATACCCAAGGAAAACCAGTACCAAGAAAAGCGGGTTTGCCTTACGCCGGATGCCGTTAACGCCATAACTGCGAACGGGCACCGGGTATTGTTGGAATCCGGGGCTGGCGAAGGGGCCAATTTTTCCGATATCGATTATACCAATGCCGGTGCGGAAATTACGCGGGACACTAAAAAGGTGTTTTCCTGTCCCATAATTCTAAAAGTGGAGCCCCCTACCCTTTCCGAGATTGAGATGCTGAATCCGCAGACCATTGTTATTTCTGCGCTTCAGATCAAGACCCAAAACAAGCAATATTTTGAAAAGATGGCCAAAAGCAGGTTAACGGCCATAGCTTTTGAATACATACGGGATGATGATGGAAACTACCCGGCCGTCCGCTCGCTAAGTGAAATAGCTGGGACCTCCTCCATTTTGATAGCTTCAGAACTGATGTCAAACCCCAATACGGGCAATGGATTGATGTTCGGGAATATAAGCGGTGTCCCACCCGTGGAAGTCGTTATCATTGGTGCCGGAACCGTGGGAGAGTTTGCTGCGAGGTCAGCTATTGGGTTGGGGGCCAATATTAAGGTTTTTGATAATTCCATCAGTAAGTTGAGAAAGCTGCAGGCCAATTTGAAGCAGACGGTATACACCTCTACCGTACAGCCCAAAAATTTACTGAAATCCCTAAAGCGTTGCGATGTGGCCATCGGTGCAACACGCGGTAAGGACCGTTCGCCCGTAGTGGTTTCCAAATCCATGGTGGAGAACATGAAAAAAGGGGCCGTGATCATCGATGTTAGCATTGATATGGGAGGTTGTTTTGAAACTTCCGAGGTAACCACGCACAGAAAACCCACCTTTGAGAAATGCGGGGTCATTCATTATGGGGTGCCCAATATTCCTTCGCGGTATCCAAGGACCTCCTCCATTTCCATCAGCAATATTTTTACACCTTATTTATTAAAAATTGGCGAGGAAGGTGGTCTGGAACATTCGCTAAGATTTGATAAAGGCCTGCGCAACGGACTTTACATGTACCACGGTATTTTAACGAACAAGTCCGTGGGCGACTGGTTCGGCCTGAGCTACAACGATATTAACTTTCTTATTTTTTAA
- the tsaE gene encoding tRNA (adenosine(37)-N6)-threonylcarbamoyltransferase complex ATPase subunit type 1 TsaE yields MKRTFQLNEIHQVAKELLEKAPNKVLCLYGDMGVGKTTLVKALVKELGAVDVASSPTFGLVNEYSDENDAPLAYHFDFYRLNDEMEALDMGFEDYLNSNAWLFIEWPEKIPSLIPEDAVGVFLHFIEESTRSIELNIS; encoded by the coding sequence GTGAAGAGAACCTTTCAATTGAACGAAATCCACCAAGTGGCCAAAGAATTATTGGAAAAAGCACCGAATAAAGTTTTGTGTCTATATGGTGATATGGGTGTGGGAAAGACCACTTTGGTCAAAGCTTTGGTGAAAGAACTTGGAGCGGTGGATGTAGCCAGCAGCCCCACTTTTGGTTTGGTAAATGAATATTCCGACGAAAATGATGCACCCTTGGCCTATCATTTTGATTTTTATAGGCTCAATGATGAAATGGAAGCTTTGGATATGGGTTTTGAAGATTATTTAAATTCCAACGCATGGTTGTTTATTGAGTGGCCGGAAAAAATACCTTCGTTGATTCCAGAGGACGCTGTGGGGGTATTCCTGCACTTTATCGAGGAAAGCACGCGTTCAATCGAGTTAAATATTTCCTAA
- a CDS encoding PglZ domain-containing protein, whose translation MNKITILWVDDEIDLLKPHILFLESKGYKVVTSQSGQDAIEEVTSTFFDIVFLDENMPGLSGLETLTEIKKYDGSIPVVMITKSEEEYIMDEAIGSKIADYLIKPVNPNQILLSLKKSLDNSRLVSEKTTANYQQEFRKIAMDLSMINTQEEWVELYKKLIYWELELEQIEDSGMFEILESQKVEANAQFGKFVDKNYKGWFQDGDAPIMSHTLFKNKIQPELDDSKTLLVVIDNLRYDQWLAFEKTLSVHYKKKQECAYFSILPTATQYARNALFSGLMPSEMEKRYPDWWKNDTDEGGKNLHESEFLGEQLKRLGLNLKWEYHKISNLKQGKQLAQNFKTQKNNDLTVVVYNFVDMLSHSKTEMEVVKELASNDKAYRSLTLSWFKNSPLLEIIQQAQDLGMKLILTTDHGTINVNQPSKVIGDRETSLNLRYKTGRSLTYQEKDVLATKNPQEIHLPNINLSSSFIFAKNDLFFAYPNNYNHYVSYYRNTYQHGGVSLEEMIVPFVVLDPK comes from the coding sequence ATGAACAAGATAACAATTCTTTGGGTCGATGATGAAATAGACCTATTAAAACCCCACATATTATTTTTAGAGAGCAAAGGCTACAAAGTTGTGACCAGCCAAAGCGGACAAGATGCCATTGAGGAGGTGACGAGCACTTTTTTTGATATTGTTTTTTTGGACGAGAACATGCCCGGGCTGTCCGGTTTGGAAACCTTGACCGAAATTAAAAAATACGACGGTTCCATTCCCGTGGTAATGATCACCAAAAGTGAGGAGGAATATATTATGGACGAGGCCATTGGTTCCAAGATAGCCGATTACTTGATAAAGCCCGTAAATCCCAATCAAATTCTTTTGTCTTTGAAAAAGAGTTTGGACAATTCCCGTTTGGTTTCAGAAAAGACCACGGCCAATTACCAACAGGAATTCCGTAAGATAGCCATGGACCTTTCTATGATCAACACACAGGAGGAATGGGTGGAACTTTACAAAAAACTGATTTATTGGGAACTGGAACTCGAACAAATAGAGGATTCTGGCATGTTCGAGATATTGGAATCCCAAAAAGTGGAGGCCAATGCACAGTTCGGGAAGTTCGTGGACAAAAACTATAAGGGCTGGTTCCAAGATGGGGATGCCCCAATAATGTCGCATACCTTATTTAAAAATAAAATTCAACCCGAACTGGATGATAGCAAGACCCTCTTGGTAGTTATTGATAATTTACGGTATGACCAATGGTTGGCTTTTGAGAAAACATTGTCCGTCCATTACAAAAAGAAACAAGAATGCGCCTATTTTAGTATTCTGCCAACGGCAACCCAATATGCCCGTAATGCTCTTTTTTCAGGATTGATGCCCTCCGAAATGGAAAAACGGTATCCAGATTGGTGGAAAAACGATACGGACGAAGGCGGCAAAAACCTGCATGAATCAGAGTTTTTGGGGGAACAACTGAAAAGATTGGGACTGAACCTTAAATGGGAATACCATAAAATAAGCAATCTTAAACAAGGGAAACAACTCGCTCAAAACTTCAAAACGCAAAAAAACAATGACCTGACCGTGGTGGTCTACAACTTTGTGGACATGCTCTCCCATTCCAAAACCGAAATGGAAGTGGTCAAAGAACTCGCCTCCAATGATAAGGCCTACCGGTCACTTACCTTGAGTTGGTTCAAAAACTCACCGTTGCTGGAAATCATTCAGCAGGCACAAGACCTTGGAATGAAATTGATTTTGACCACCGATCACGGGACCATCAATGTAAACCAGCCTTCCAAGGTCATCGGGGACCGCGAGACCAGTTTAAACTTGCGCTACAAAACCGGCCGAAGCCTCACCTATCAGGAAAAAGACGTACTGGCCACCAAAAACCCTCAGGAAATCCATTTGCCCAACATTAATTTGAGCAGCAGTTTCATTTTTGCGAAGAACGATTTGTTTTTTGCATATCCCAACAATTACAATCATTATGTGAGTTACTATCGGAATACCTATCAACATGGCGGTGTTTCTTTGGAAGAGATGATTGTTCCTTTTGTAGTTTTGGACCCAAAATAG
- a CDS encoding HD domain-containing protein, with translation MVKTNKLNVFNDPIYGFIGTPNELIFSLISHPYFQRLRRISQMGLSYLVYPGAHHTRFHHALGSMHLMTKAIQVLKLKNVEITPEEEKGLLCAILLHDIGHGPFSHALEGFVAKEISHERISLKFMMELNKEFKGQLDTAIAIFKGDYSKPFLNQLVSSQLDMDRLDYLKRDSFYSGVTEGNINSERLISMLNVVDGNLVVEEKAIYAVEKFLMARRFMYWQVYLHKTGLVAEQLLVRIMQRARLLLLQGEKLTASEPFLFFLKNNGTITFDKEVLKTFAKLDDIDILSALKNWQFHTDFVLSKLCEMLLNRRLLHIKVKKRPIAPEKLNEKLEWIIKKHDLSVEEASNFVFQGEISNKAYSKDEAIQILKKNGKISDVLKESDQLSLKALAETVTKYYSCYPKKAV, from the coding sequence TTGGTAAAAACCAATAAACTTAATGTTTTCAACGACCCAATTTACGGTTTTATTGGAACTCCCAACGAACTAATTTTTAGTCTGATCTCGCATCCTTACTTTCAAAGGCTGAGGCGGATATCGCAAATGGGACTGTCTTATTTGGTCTACCCGGGTGCGCATCACACGCGATTTCATCATGCGTTGGGCAGCATGCATTTAATGACGAAGGCCATTCAGGTCTTAAAGTTAAAAAATGTAGAAATCACCCCAGAGGAAGAGAAAGGTTTATTGTGTGCCATTTTATTGCATGATATAGGTCACGGTCCATTTTCACATGCGTTGGAAGGCTTTGTGGCCAAAGAAATCAGCCATGAGCGGATCTCCCTGAAATTTATGATGGAATTGAACAAAGAGTTCAAAGGGCAGCTAGATACGGCCATCGCCATTTTCAAAGGTGATTATTCCAAACCCTTTTTAAACCAACTGGTCTCCAGTCAGTTGGATATGGACCGTTTGGATTACTTAAAAAGAGACAGTTTTTACTCTGGGGTCACCGAGGGAAACATCAACTCGGAAAGGTTGATTTCCATGCTAAACGTAGTTGATGGCAATTTGGTGGTAGAGGAAAAGGCCATTTATGCTGTAGAAAAGTTTTTGATGGCCCGCAGGTTTATGTACTGGCAGGTGTATCTTCACAAAACGGGCTTGGTGGCCGAGCAACTTTTGGTCAGGATCATGCAGAGGGCCCGACTGCTGCTCTTACAAGGCGAAAAACTTACTGCTAGTGAACCTTTTTTGTTCTTCTTGAAAAACAATGGAACCATTACTTTTGATAAAGAGGTTTTGAAAACATTTGCCAAGTTAGATGATATTGACATTCTTAGTGCTCTCAAAAATTGGCAGTTCCATACTGATTTTGTGCTGTCCAAGCTATGTGAAATGTTATTGAACAGGCGACTTTTGCACATTAAAGTTAAAAAGCGGCCCATTGCCCCGGAAAAATTGAACGAAAAGTTGGAATGGATCATCAAAAAGCATGATCTTTCCGTTGAGGAAGCTTCCAATTTTGTATTCCAAGGAGAAATATCCAATAAGGCATATAGCAAGGACGAGGCCATTCAAATATTGAAAAAGAACGGGAAAATTTCAGATGTACTCAAGGAATCCGACCAACTTAGCCTAAAGGCACTGGCCGAAACCGTGACCAAATATTACAGCTGTTATCCAAAGAAAGCCGTTTAA
- the lpxD gene encoding UDP-3-O-(3-hydroxymyristoyl)glucosamine N-acyltransferase — translation MKFTATQIAGILEGEVEGNPQIAVHKLSKIEEGEKGSLTFLANPKYTSYIYSTKASITIVNKDFVPEQSVSTTLIKVEDAYKSFSKLLEYYNQVKNNKVGVENPCYISETAKYGEGFYLGAFAYLGDNVKIGDNVKIYPNAYIGDNVTIGNNVIVFAGAKVYSETIIGNNCVIHGGAIIGADGFGFTPNSNGEYSKVPQTGNVIIEDNVDIGAGTTIDRATLGSTILRKGVKLDNQIQIAHNVEIGEHTAIAAQTGIAGSTKIGKNCLIGGQVGIVGHITIGDRVRIQAQSGIGRNVKDDEALQGSPALNYGDFNKSYVHFKNLPKLASQISNIEKRVEGEQTKQ, via the coding sequence ATGAAATTTACAGCTACCCAAATTGCCGGAATCCTAGAAGGGGAAGTTGAGGGAAATCCTCAAATCGCTGTCCATAAATTGTCCAAGATCGAAGAGGGGGAAAAAGGCTCGTTGACCTTTTTGGCCAATCCAAAATACACTTCTTACATATATTCCACCAAAGCCTCGATAACTATTGTAAACAAGGATTTTGTGCCGGAGCAATCCGTTTCCACAACGCTCATAAAAGTGGAGGATGCCTATAAATCCTTTTCCAAACTATTGGAGTATTACAATCAGGTAAAAAACAATAAGGTAGGGGTGGAGAATCCCTGCTACATATCCGAAACAGCCAAATATGGTGAAGGTTTTTACCTTGGCGCATTCGCTTATTTGGGCGATAATGTAAAAATTGGGGACAACGTTAAAATATACCCGAACGCTTACATCGGCGATAATGTGACTATTGGCAACAATGTTATTGTTTTTGCAGGGGCAAAAGTATATTCGGAGACCATTATCGGGAACAATTGTGTAATCCATGGTGGTGCGATCATTGGTGCGGACGGATTTGGTTTTACCCCAAATTCCAATGGAGAATACAGTAAAGTGCCCCAAACGGGCAATGTGATCATTGAAGATAATGTGGACATTGGCGCCGGGACTACCATAGACCGCGCTACATTAGGATCTACAATTTTGAGAAAGGGCGTAAAACTGGACAACCAAATCCAGATTGCGCACAATGTGGAAATTGGCGAGCATACGGCCATTGCGGCCCAGACAGGAATTGCAGGTTCCACTAAAATCGGCAAGAACTGCCTGATCGGCGGACAAGTAGGGATCGTAGGGCACATCACCATAGGTGATAGGGTCCGAATCCAGGCCCAATCCGGTATCGGAAGAAACGTAAAAGATGATGAAGCGCTTCAAGGTTCACCCGCGTTGAACTATGGCGACTTCAATAAATCATATGTACACTTTAAGAATTTGCCCAAACTGGCAAGTCAAATCTCTAACATAGAAAAAAGAGTAGAAGGTGAGCAAACCAAGCAATAA
- a CDS encoding bifunctional UDP-3-O-[3-hydroxymyristoyl] N-acetylglucosamine deacetylase/3-hydroxyacyl-ACP dehydratase encodes MSKPSNKQRTIGKKVTLQGVGLHTGENVTMSFLPADENHGFAFQRIDLEGEPIIEADANYVVNTQRGTNLEKNGVKIHTSEHVLAALVGLDIDNVLIELDAPEPPIMDGSSKFFVKALEEAGIVEQQEEREEYIVKDVVSYKDEATGSEITVIPADEYQVTTMVDFGTKVLGTQNATLEKMSDFKTEIADSRTFSFLHELEMLLENGLIKGGDLNNAIVYVDKEISESTMKKLEKAFGKEKLSVKPNGILDNLTLHHPNEAARHKLLDVIGDLALAGTRIRGKVIANKPGHFVNTQFAKKLSKIIKIEKRNKVPSYDLNQEPLMDVNEIMARLPHRPPFLLVDKILELSDSHVVGVKNVTMNEPFFVGHFPGAPVMPGVLQVEAMAQTGGILVLSTVPDPENYLTFFMKIDKVKFKQQVVPGDTLIFKCDLISPIRRGICHMQAYAYANGKLVSEAELMAQIVKTKNTDS; translated from the coding sequence GTGAGCAAACCAAGCAATAAACAACGCACCATTGGCAAAAAAGTAACGCTACAAGGTGTAGGGTTACATACGGGCGAAAACGTGACCATGAGCTTTTTGCCCGCGGACGAGAACCACGGTTTTGCGTTCCAAAGAATCGATTTGGAAGGAGAACCCATAATCGAGGCCGATGCCAATTACGTGGTAAACACGCAACGGGGCACCAATCTGGAAAAGAACGGTGTCAAAATTCATACCTCCGAACACGTGCTTGCTGCGCTTGTAGGTCTGGATATCGACAACGTACTGATTGAACTCGATGCTCCAGAGCCTCCGATTATGGATGGTTCCTCCAAGTTTTTTGTGAAGGCATTGGAAGAAGCCGGTATCGTTGAACAACAAGAGGAAAGAGAGGAATACATAGTCAAAGATGTGGTTTCTTATAAAGATGAGGCCACAGGCAGCGAAATTACTGTTATTCCCGCCGATGAGTACCAAGTGACCACCATGGTGGATTTTGGAACCAAGGTTTTGGGGACACAAAATGCGACATTGGAAAAAATGTCCGATTTTAAAACGGAAATAGCCGATTCCCGTACATTCAGTTTTCTTCATGAACTTGAAATGTTGTTGGAAAACGGCCTAATAAAAGGTGGTGACCTTAATAATGCCATTGTTTATGTAGACAAGGAGATTTCGGAGTCTACCATGAAGAAGTTGGAGAAAGCCTTCGGAAAGGAAAAGCTCTCCGTAAAGCCCAATGGTATCTTGGACAATTTAACCTTGCATCATCCCAATGAAGCTGCACGACACAAGCTGTTGGATGTGATAGGGGATTTGGCGTTGGCAGGAACACGTATCCGAGGCAAGGTAATTGCCAATAAACCAGGACATTTTGTGAACACGCAATTTGCCAAAAAACTGTCCAAAATCATCAAAATAGAAAAAAGGAACAAAGTTCCCAGCTATGATTTGAACCAAGAGCCTCTAATGGACGTGAACGAAATCATGGCGAGGTTGCCGCACCGCCCACCATTTTTATTGGTGGATAAAATTTTGGAACTCTCCGACTCGCACGTTGTAGGTGTCAAAAATGTAACCATGAACGAGCCTTTCTTCGTAGGTCATTTCCCCGGTGCGCCGGTTATGCCGGGAGTACTGCAGGTGGAAGCCATGGCCCAAACGGGCGGGATTCTTGTGTTGAGTACAGTTCCAGACCCTGAAAATTACTTGACTTTCTTCATGAAGATTGATAAGGTAAAATTTAAGCAACAAGTGGTTCCCGGCGATACACTCATATTTAAATGCGATTTGATTTCACCGATCCGTAGAGGGATCTGTCACATGCAAGCATACGCCTATGCCAATGGAAAATTGGTCTCCGAAGCTGAGCTTATGGCACAGATTGTAAAAACAAAAAATACAGATTCTTAG
- the lpxA gene encoding acyl-ACP--UDP-N-acetylglucosamine O-acyltransferase, whose translation MNQPLAYVHPGAKIAKNVVIEPFTTIHNNVTIGEGTWIGSNVTIMEGARIGKNCSIFPGAVISAMPQDLKYQGEETTVVIGDNTTIRECATINKGTSDRMKTVIGNNCLIMAYCHVAHDCFVGDGCIFSNNSTLAGHVTIGQNVVLAGMVAVHQFVSIGNHAFVTGGSLVRKDVPPYVKAAREPLSYVGINSIGLRRRGFESDKIREIQNIYRLLYQQNYNNSQAASIIEAEMEATPERDEILQFIRDSQRGIMKGYFSSN comes from the coding sequence ATGAACCAACCCTTAGCATACGTACACCCTGGAGCCAAAATTGCCAAAAATGTGGTGATCGAGCCCTTCACTACCATACATAACAATGTTACGATCGGTGAAGGAACTTGGATTGGTAGCAACGTAACTATAATGGAAGGCGCCCGAATCGGAAAAAACTGCAGCATTTTTCCTGGGGCCGTAATTTCCGCAATGCCCCAAGATTTAAAATATCAAGGCGAAGAGACCACGGTTGTAATTGGTGACAATACGACCATTAGAGAGTGCGCCACGATCAACAAAGGTACTTCTGACCGTATGAAAACCGTAATCGGAAATAATTGTTTGATTATGGCCTATTGCCATGTTGCACACGATTGTTTTGTTGGCGATGGCTGCATCTTCAGTAACAATTCCACTTTAGCGGGCCATGTGACCATAGGTCAAAATGTGGTTTTGGCGGGAATGGTAGCTGTGCACCAGTTCGTGTCCATCGGAAACCACGCCTTTGTAACTGGCGGTTCCTTGGTTCGTAAAGATGTACCTCCCTACGTAAAAGCGGCGAGGGAACCCCTTTCTTATGTGGGAATCAATTCCATTGGATTGCGTAGGAGAGGCTTTGAGTCCGACAAGATTCGCGAGATTCAAAATATTTACCGATTACTCTATCAACAAAATTATAACAATTCCCAAGCGGCATCCATTATTGAAGCCGAGATGGAGGCAACTCCGGAGCGAGATGAGATTCTTCAATTTATAAGGGATTCGCAACGTGGAATCATGAAAGGTTATTTCAGTTCAAATTAA
- the efp gene encoding elongation factor P translates to MASTSDIRKGLCIRYNHDIYKIVEFLHVKPGKGPAFVRTKLKSVTTGKVIDNTFSAGHKIEDVRVETRSYQFLYNEGETYHFMNTDDYTQIALQRDALDAYDLLKESEVVTIIFNAEDNMPLSVEMPASVVLEVTHTEPGVKGNTATNATKPATVETGASINVPLFINEGDKIKIDTEKGAYLERAKE, encoded by the coding sequence ATGGCAAGTACTTCTGATATAAGAAAGGGATTGTGCATCAGGTACAATCACGACATCTACAAGATTGTAGAGTTTCTTCACGTAAAACCCGGTAAAGGACCTGCATTTGTCCGTACCAAATTAAAAAGCGTTACCACAGGCAAGGTCATTGACAATACTTTTTCTGCGGGACATAAGATCGAAGACGTACGTGTGGAAACGCGTAGTTATCAATTTTTGTACAATGAAGGGGAAACGTACCACTTCATGAACACCGATGATTACACCCAAATTGCCTTGCAGAGGGATGCATTGGACGCCTACGATCTTTTGAAAGAAAGCGAAGTGGTGACCATTATTTTCAATGCCGAGGACAATATGCCGCTATCCGTAGAAATGCCTGCCAGTGTTGTTTTGGAAGTGACACATACAGAACCGGGCGTAAAAGGCAACACGGCCACGAACGCGACAAAACCTGCGACGGTTGAGACCGGTGCTAGTATCAACGTCCCACTGTTCATCAACGAAGGTGACAAGATTAAAATTGATACAGAGAAAGGCGCTTATTTGGAACGTGCTAAAGAGTAG